One segment of Manihot esculenta cultivar AM560-2 chromosome 4, M.esculenta_v8, whole genome shotgun sequence DNA contains the following:
- the LOC110612606 gene encoding uncharacterized protein LOC110612606, translated as MALIWGHASSFAWKPFDMPGIDPEVMTHKLNILPGAKPVKQKKRVFEKEKQQATREEVEKLEEAEFIRKAISDKEHNNALPSLVEEGEGSQLQQEFMLNLFVDGAWNTIGIGAGILLKGPHEFKVCYALHCGFSASNNKAEYEAPLNRMHIALGVGATDLRINSDSQLVVNQVTGVYQVKDTIM; from the exons ATGGCCCTAATCTGGGGGCATGCCTCAAGCTTTGCTTGGAAGCCCTTTGATATGCCAGGGATTGATCCAGAAGTAATGACCCATAAGCTGAACATCCTCCCTGGAGCCAAGCCAGTGAAACAGAAAAAGAGAGTCTTCGAGAAGGAGAAACAGCAGGCTACGAGGGAAGAGGTAGAGAAGTTAGAAGAGGCCGAGTTTATTAGGAAAGCAAT CTCGGATAAAGAGCATAATAATGCACTGCCGAGTTTAGTGGAAGAAGGGGAGGGGAGTCAGCTCCAACAAGAGTTCATGTTGAATCTATTTGTAGATGGGGCATGGAACACCATAGGTATTGGGGCAGGAATTCTGCTGAAAGGGCCTCACGAGTTTAAAGTATGCTATGCCTTGCATTGTGGGTTTTCGGCATCTAATAACAAGGCAGAATACGAAGCTCCTCTGAATAGAATGCATATAGCTTTAGGAGTGGGGGCAACCGACCTCAGAATAAACAGTGATTCTCAACTAGTAGTGAACCAAGTGACAGGAGTGTACCAGGTAAAGGATACCATCATGTAG